One window of the Thermomicrobiales bacterium genome contains the following:
- a CDS encoding ABC transporter permease, with product MLIGIPLGIGLGLLAALKQNTAADYTAMFVAVIGISTPSYVTATLLIVVLSLKLHLVPTSGWGGIFSSHIVIPALALSFAPAASLARYTRSATLEIMRQDYIRTARAKGLHGRSIVLRHVLKNALIPIVTVGGLIFAGIITGSFFVETVVGVPGIGRYFVTAATARDYPVLMAITLLFAVIIIMMNLLVDVAYAFLDPRIRF from the coding sequence ATGCTGATCGGGATTCCGTTAGGTATTGGCCTGGGCCTGCTCGCGGCGCTCAAACAGAACACTGCCGCGGATTACACGGCTATGTTCGTGGCAGTCATCGGGATCTCAACACCGAGTTATGTCACCGCAACATTGCTCATCGTCGTGCTTTCGCTGAAGTTGCATCTCGTTCCGACGAGCGGATGGGGCGGCATCTTCAGTTCCCACATCGTCATCCCGGCTCTGGCGCTGTCGTTCGCGCCTGCCGCGTCACTTGCCCGATATACGCGCTCGGCGACGCTGGAGATCATGCGCCAGGATTACATCCGGACCGCCCGCGCTAAGGGACTCCACGGACGCTCGATTGTCTTACGTCACGTGCTGAAGAACGCGCTTATCCCTATCGTGACAGTCGGTGGGTTGATCTTCGCCGGCATTATCACAGGTTCATTTTTCGTCGAGACCGTCGTCGGTGTGCCGGGTATTGGTCGCTATTTCGTCACTGCCGCAACCGCTCGGGACTACCCGGTTCTCATGGCGATCACGCTGCTCTTTGCCGTCATCATCATCATGATGAATCTGCTTGTCGATGTCGCCTACGCCTTCCTGGATCCACGAATCCGATTCTGA
- a CDS encoding ABC transporter permease produces the protein MTTPVATDNKANDRDHSLAGASFTNSRQRSLTRDAMIRLRRNKAAVTGLAIIIIVLLLAILAPLLAPYNPNKQDLLQTYATPSRSHLLGTDILGRDILSRLLFGARVSMSVALVTTTLAVLIGLPIGLASGFIGGKTDFIIMRIVDAFYAFPDLLFIIIISTYLNAALPHATSGFLLVLKHVNDFAGGLAGVFIALALFGWLGLSRVVRGQVLSIRNREYVTSAESIGAGKLRIMFLHILPNSLAPIIILVALLLPQFIIAEAGLSFIGLGVQPPNASWGIMISEGVPALRAHPHVMLVPGITLSITLLAFNFFGDGLRDALDPSMH, from the coding sequence GTGACTACGCCGGTTGCAACAGACAACAAGGCTAACGATCGGGATCACTCCCTCGCCGGAGCCTCATTTACGAACAGCCGCCAGCGCAGCCTCACACGCGATGCCATGATTCGGCTGCGTCGCAATAAGGCGGCGGTTACCGGGCTTGCCATTATCATTATCGTTCTGCTTCTCGCGATTTTGGCCCCACTGCTCGCCCCTTATAACCCTAACAAACAGGACCTTCTCCAGACGTACGCAACACCCAGTCGGAGCCACCTGCTAGGAACAGACATCCTCGGCCGTGACATTCTCAGCCGCTTGCTGTTCGGTGCTCGTGTTTCAATGAGCGTCGCACTTGTCACAACGACCCTTGCGGTCCTGATTGGCCTACCGATCGGGCTTGCATCGGGGTTCATCGGAGGAAAGACCGACTTCATCATCATGCGGATCGTCGATGCCTTCTACGCGTTTCCTGACTTGCTCTTCATCATTATCATCTCGACATATCTGAACGCGGCCCTTCCCCATGCGACCAGTGGGTTTCTCCTCGTACTGAAGCACGTCAACGACTTCGCAGGTGGCCTGGCCGGCGTGTTCATCGCATTGGCTCTCTTTGGCTGGCTGGGATTGAGTCGGGTCGTTCGTGGTCAGGTTCTGTCGATCCGCAACCGGGAATATGTGACATCGGCTGAATCTATTGGCGCCGGGAAGCTTCGGATCATGTTTCTCCATATCCTCCCGAACTCGTTAGCGCCGATCATCATTCTAGTTGCTCTTCTGTTGCCACAGTTCATCATCGCTGAGGCTGGACTCAGCTTCATTGGGCTTGGGGTTCAGCCGCCAAACGCAAGCTGGGGAATCATGATTTCTGAGGGTGTCCCGGCCCTGCGCGCCCATCCGCACGTGATGCTGGTTCCGGGCATTACACTTTCCATCACGCTGCTAGCTTTCAACTTCTTCGGGGACGGGCTCCGCGACGCACTTGACCCATCGATGCATTGA